The DNA segment CGCCGAGGTTTTCGCCCGCCGCTTCGCGCAGGCGGAGCATCGTCTCGGTGTTGTAGACGCAGAAGCCGGGGTGCAGCTCGAAGGCGATCTTCACGCCGTGCGCCTTCGCGAACTTCTCCTTTTCGCGCCAGTAAGGGATGAGCACCTCGTTCCACTGGTAATCGAGGATATCGAGGAACTCCGGCGGCCAGGGAGCCGTCACCCAGTTCGGATGCGACGCGGTCGGGCAGTCGCCGGGGCAGCCGGAGAAGGTGTTGACGACCGGCACGCCCATCTTCTCCGCGAGCAGTATGCCGCGGGTCAGGACGCTGTCGTATCCGGCGGCGGTCTTCGCGTCCGGATGGACGGGGTTGCCGTGCGCCGAGAAGGCGGAAATGGTTATCCCGCGCGACTCGAATTCGCGGCGGAACGCCTCCGCGGCGCGGTCGTCGGAAACGAGCAGCTCGGGGTCGCAGTGGTCGTGGCCGGGGAATCCGCCGACGCCGAGCTCCGCGGCCTCGATGCCGTTTTCGGCGAGGAAATCGAGCGCCTGCGCGAGGTTTTTGTCGTTGAGTACGGGTGTGAATACGCCGAGTTTCATGTGGTGGTCCTCCTTATAAACTGCCGCGAAGCGGCAATATCACTGACGCGTACGCGTCAATATCACTATGGCGAAGCCATAATATCACTTGCGCCGAAGGCGCATATCGCGTCACGCGAAGCGTGACATATCGTGTCGGCGAAGCCGACATATCGTATTTGCCGAAGGCAAATATATCGCGCTGCCGAAGGCGGCATATCGCCGCCGGCGAAGCCGGCGCGGGCTCCCTCAGACGAGGGACCCCGCCGCCGTTGAAAACGGCGATGACTGAGGGAGGGAAAAACCTCTCCTTTTTATAAAACGTCATCTCAGAGGCAGGGCTTTTCCCTCCCTCCGTCTTGCCGTCCGCTTACGCGGCCGTCAATCCACCTCCCTCGTCTGAGGGAGGTCCGCTCACTGCGTTCGCGGCGATATTCCTCGCTTCGCTCGGTGCGATATATCGGCTTCGCCGATGCGATATATCCGCTGACGCGAATACGATATATCAGCTGCGCCGATACGATATGTTCGCCTGCGGCGAACGAGTGCCGCCCGCAAAACGGGCAGCGCGCTACGCGCCGAACACTTTCCTGTAATAGTCTCTCTTAATCAGTTCCCCCGACATCCTGAACATGACCTTGACCTTCTCGGTCGTCTCCTCCACGTAGGCCTTCTGCGCCTCCTCGCTCTCGAAGACGACGCCCTCGGCGGGGGTGAACTCGCGGTCGCCGGCGTAATACTTGCCCTTGTCGGAGATCCAGCTCCTGCCGTAGAAGGTGATCAGCGGCTCGGCGTCGGGATCGAGCAGGTCGCGCCCGAAGAGCAGGCGGCTGTCGTATTCGAAGCCGAAGAGGTTGGACAGCGTCGGGATAATATCTATCGTATTCGCCGGAACGGTTATCTCCGGCGCGTTTTTGTACCCGGGGCAGTAGAGCAGGAACACGCTGCGGTAATAGTCGAAATGCTTCTCAAGCTCATGGCCGGCGAGCTCCTCCATCTCCTTGTAGGAGATCATCTGCGGCGTGTGGTCGGGGGTGACGCAGAAGACGGTCTTCTCGAGCTGGCCGGTCTTCTCGAGCTCCGCCATCAGCCATTCGAGCGCGCGGTCGAGCTCGGCGTTGGCGGCGACGTACGCCTTGCACTTCTCGGAAAGGTCGAGGTTCTCGACGAGCTCGCGGTTCTTCGCGCTCATCCGGTTGCCGTCCCAGGAGTAGTCGCAGTGTCCGCTGACGGACATATAGTACGCGTGGAACGGCTTGCCGTCGTTTTTGCCCGCGTACTCGGAGAATGAGGACTGCACGGCCTCGAGGTCGCTTTCCGGCCATGAGCTCGGATGCTCGAGCACGAGCTTGTACTCCTTCTTGTCGACGCCGTCGACGACGCCGCCGCGGTTGCCGCGGAAAACGTCGTAGCCGAGGTTGGAGTGGGTCTTGTTGCGGTCGTAGAAGGTGTAGGAATGCGGGTGGTACGCGTAGGTGCGCACGCCGAGCTTCTGGAACTGCGCCCCCATGGTGAAGGGCAGGAGGTTATCCTTGACCTTCTTCATGTGGTTCGGCACGCCGGCGCTGGGGATCAGGCCGGTGACGTGCTCGAATTCGCCGGTGATGGTGTCGTCCTGCCCGGCGGTGAAGAAGTTGGTGAAGCGGAAGCCCTCCTGCTGCATCTTATACAGCGTGGGCGTGACGCCTTCGCGTATCGCGTAGGGCGAGAAGCCCTCGGCGGTGATCATCACGAGGTTGTAGCCCTCGAAAAGACCTGTGTATTCGTTCTTCATCGTGGGGACGCGGTCGCGGAAATACTCGTGCATCCCGCGCAGGTCGGCGTTTTTCTCGGCGGCGATCAGCGCGTCGAAGTCGATATCCATGACGTTCGGCTCGTAGACGACCGGCTCCGGC comes from the Clostridia bacterium genome and includes:
- a CDS encoding LTA synthase family protein, which produces MKRVLASILIILTALGAAACSPRKPAGAGSSSGSSAEPLPEPEPVVYEPNVMDIDFDALIAAEKNADLRGMHEYFRDRVPTMKNEYTGLFEGYNLVMITAEGFSPYAIREGVTPTLYKMQQEGFRFTNFFTAGQDDTITGEFEHVTGLIPSAGVPNHMKKVKDNLLPFTMGAQFQKLGVRTYAYHPHSYTFYDRNKTHSNLGYDVFRGNRGGVVDGVDKKEYKLVLEHPSSWPESDLEAVQSSFSEYAGKNDGKPFHAYYMSVSGHCDYSWDGNRMSAKNRELVENLDLSEKCKAYVAANAELDRALEWLMAELEKTGQLEKTVFCVTPDHTPQMISYKEMEELAGHELEKHFDYYRSVFLLYCPGYKNAPEITVPANTIDIIPTLSNLFGFEYDSRLLFGRDLLDPDAEPLITFYGRSWISDKGKYYAGDREFTPAEGVVFESEEAQKAYVEETTEKVKVMFRMSGELIKRDYYRKVFGA
- a CDS encoding sugar phosphate isomerase/epimerase; this encodes MKLGVFTPVLNDKNLAQALDFLAENGIEAAELGVGGFPGHDHCDPELLVSDDRAAEAFRREFESRGITISAFSAHGNPVHPDAKTAAGYDSVLTRGILLAEKMGVPVVNTFSGCPGDCPTASHPNWVTAPWPPEFLDILDYQWNEVLIPYWREKEKFAKAHGVKIAFELHPGFCVYNTETMLRLREAAGENLGANLDPSHLVWQGMDPVMVIRELGDAIFHFHAKDTKIDKYNTAVNGVLDTKHYSDELHRSWIFRSVGYGMDVKKWKEIVSALRTVGYDYVISIEHEDSLFCGGEGLMKAIRFLKDVMAFQPKGEMWWA